The following proteins are encoded in a genomic region of Chaetodon auriga isolate fChaAug3 chromosome 8, fChaAug3.hap1, whole genome shotgun sequence:
- the rpp25l gene encoding ribonuclease P protein subunit p25-like protein has protein sequence MENYSKARTMEQPSVCPFPGLPPDTPEVRVKDGSKIRNLLRYALSRIEGKPRAAEDEGRPTPEEGGLAVEARQEARGQLLCKQIVFTATGKGVSKAITCAEIVKRRVKGLHQLTRLLFSTVEEVWEPLEPAAGLDSLTVSRNVPAIWILLSSEPLDCSQPGYQAPGRYDTLWAQSANREEGGGFTGQRPGHKKKKGGGGGGGGGRGRGHSRQTGRSREQVKGQS, from the coding sequence ATGGAGAACTACAGTAAGGCTCGGACAATGGAGCAGCCGTCCGTCTGCCCTTTCCCCGGCCTCCCCCCTGACACGCCGGAGGTCCGCGTCAAAGATGGCAGCAAGATCCGCAACCTGCTGCGTTATGCCCTGAGCCGCATTGAGGGCAAACCCCGAGCGGCCGAGGACGAGGGTCGACCCACACCTGAGGAAGGAGGCTTGGCTGTGGAGGCTCGGCAGGAGGCACGGGGTCAGCTCCTCTGCAAACAGATCGTGTTCACGGCCACCGGAAAGGGCGTGTCTAAAGCCATAACGTGTGCTGAGATTGTGAAGCGCCGTGTGAAGGGACTCCACCAGCTCACCAGGCTGCTGTTCAGTAcagtggaggaggtgtgggAGCCGCTGGAGCCCGCCGCCGGCCTCGACAGCCTGACGGTCAGCAGGAACGTCCCCGCCATCTGGATCCTCCTCTCCAGCGAACCGCTGGACTGCAGCCAGCCTGGATACCAGGCGCCGGGCCGCTATGACACCCTGTGGGCTCAGTCTGCcaacagggaggaggggggaggattCACCGGGCAGAGGCCAggacacaagaagaagaaaggaggaggaggaggaggaggaggaggcagagggaggggacACAGCCGTCAGACTGGACGGTCCAGAGAACAAGTTAAAGGACAGAGTTGA
- the LOC143325273 gene encoding gamma-aminobutyric acid type B receptor subunit 2-like encodes MERGGRVEAFRLLLVCWLAVGPAPAQVRHPLPVLWMMPVSSGPGRENLTAAVAPAVRLALQDLQRQPPPLGNYEVQLQLLDSQCDPAKSLKALFDAMWAGPKYLLVFGGVCPSVTALIGRSLPALHLVQVSFAASSPSLSNRKWYGNLFSTVPSDRALNQATVKLLQRFKWSRVGLITQEGARRSEMKKDLIRQLLKADVQVVSTESLSEDVCSSVRKLKESDVRIIIAQFKEDSASEVFCCAYRLNLFGVRYQWIIADGGAAGWRLGWQASGCTASSLMTAADGSIRLQIRQLSSTNTPGVSGRTPQDYQDSYLRQLFQEGSEVSPLHSFAYDAVWVIAKALGQVMEAVRHREKFSIQRNVTVSEVQVHRMLQEAVRQTRFEGVTGPVFFRNGERMTSIEMIQFQGSSGVLVGQFSTFSQQLRLMNHLLKFKGPGPARDQTLVLLQRQHVSLLLYSIVSSAAGLTIIITLTVLFLTIINRKHWLLGSSGGSQDELLLMGVLLSSSSVLISGLDGALLSNWTFELLCSVRLWTLSVGHTVGFAVLFAKTWRVYSLCSIKQEQRRQRAGRVVLGMFLLDVLVLTSWQILDPLRRVVLQHNVETEAADQDVIVRLYSEHCGSTNMELWLTAVYGYKGPLLGLGCFLAWSIRAVQLDRPAVSSQHLTLSMFAVMAFSVSGASGSLLTSHNPPVQFCVTSVLILCCNVFTVSWLFGPQCWRLKGSELQSEAAEGDDEEQLSRLNQQLKSLTAQLDLEIETIAMQLRETSEPELHHKMRARDDGDVRAVTSTHAAQVCSEDTSSEQKPPNPDGLNSPEHVWRRLSVQLPILHHSYLPAVGGVSASSSSLFGSREAFVHHDLLLTTSCTPDATQLGPSYC; translated from the exons ATGGAGCGCGGTGGAAGGGTGGAGGcgttcaggctgctgctggtctgctggctGGCCGTCGGGCCGGCGCCGGCTCAGGTCCGCCACCCTCTGCCCGTCCTGTGGATGATGCCCGTCAGCTCTGGACCAGGGAGGGAGAACCTGACCGCCGCTGTGGCCCCCGCCGTCAGACTGGCTCTACAGGACCTGCAGAGACAACCGCCCCCGCTGGGAAACTACGAGGTCCAGCTCCAGCTGCTGGACTCGCAG TGTGATCCTGCTAAATCGCTCAAAGCTCTGTTTGATGCCATGTGGGCGGGGCCAAAGTACCTGCTGGTGTTTGGAGGAGTGTGTCCATCTGTGACGGCACTCATTGGCCGCTCTCTGCCAGCTCTCCACCTGGTGCAG GTGTCTTTTGCAGCCTCGTCCCCCAGCCTGTCCAACAGGAAGTGGTACGGGAACCTGTTCAGCACGGTGCCGTCGGACCGAGCTCTGAACCAGgccacagtgaagctgctgcagcgctTCAAGTGGAGCAGAGTCGGTCTCATCACACAGGAAGGAGCCAGACGCTCAGAG ATGAAGAAGGATCTGATCAGGCAGCTGCTGAAGGCTGATGTTCAGGTGGTTTCCACAGAAAGTCTCTCTGAAGACGTTTGCAGCAGCGTGAGGAAGCTGAAG GAAAGTGATGTTCGGATCATCATCGCACAGTTCAAAGAGGATTCTGCCTCTGAGGTTTTCTGCTGC GCCTACAGACTGAACCTGTTCGGAGTTCGGTATCAGTGGATCATCGCTGACGGAGGAGCAGCTGGGTGGAGGCTGGGGTGGCAGGCTTCCGGCTGCACCGCCAGCAGTCTGATGACGGCTGCAGACGGATCCATCAGGCTGCAGATCAGACAgctcagcagcacaaacacaccaggaGTCTCTGGACGG ACTCCTCAGGACTATCAGGACTCCTACCTCAGACAGCTGTTCCaggaggggtcagaggtcagcccCCTCCACTCCTTCGCCTACGACGCCGTTTGGGTCATCGCCAAAGCTCTCGGTCAGGTGATGGAGgctgtgagacacagagagaagttCAGCATCCAGAGAAACGTGACGGTCAGTGAGGTCCAGGTTCACAGGATGCTGCAGGAGGCCGTGAGGCAGACGCGCTTTGAGGGAGTCACA GGTCCAGTTTTCTTTCGAAATGGGGAGAGAATGACATCGATCGAGATGATCCAGTTTCAAG gcagcAGTGGTGTGTTGGTGGGACAGTTCAGTActttcagccagcagctcagaCTGATGAACCACCTGCTGAAGTTTAAAG GTCCAGGACCAGCCAGAGACCAGACTCTGGTCCTCTTGCAGCGGCAGCATGTCAGCCTGCTTCTGTACAGCATTGTGTCATCAGCTGCAGGCctgaccatcatcatcactctgaccgtcctcttcctcaccaTCATCAACCGTAAACACTG GCTGCTCGGATCGAGCGGCGGATCCCAggacgagctgctgctgatgggcgtcctgctgtcctcctcctcggTCCTGATCTCTGGCCTGGATGGAGCCTTGTTGTCCAACTGGACGTTTGAGCTGCTTTGCTCC GTTCGTCTGTGGACTCTCTCAGTGGGACACACTGTGGGCTTCGCCGTGCTGTTCGCCAAGACATGGAGGGTTTATTCTCTCTGCAGCATCAAACAGGAG CAGCGTCGGCAGCGAGCAGGACGTGTGGTGCTCGGGATGTTCCTGCTGGATGTGCTCGTTTTAACCTCCTGGCAAATCCTGGACCCCCTCAGACGGGTGGTGCTGCAGCATAATGTGGAG actgaagctgcCGATCAGGACGTGATCGTCCGGCTGTACTCTGAGCACTGCGGCAGCACCAACATGGAGCTGTGGCTCACTGCTGTCTACGGATACAAAGGGCCTCTGCTG ggtCTTGGATGCTTCCTGGCCTGGAGCATCAGGGCTGTGCAGCTGGATCGTCCTGCAGTCAGCAGTCAACACCTGACTCTGAGCATGTTTGCCGTGATGGCGTTCAGTGTGTCGGGAGCGTCGGGGTCACTGCTGACGTCCCACAATCCTCCTGTGCAGTTCTGCGTGACCAGCGTCCTCATCCTGTGCTGTAACGTGTTCACAGTGAGCTGGCTGTTTGGACCGCAG tgttGGAGGCTGAAAGGCAGCGAGCTGCagagtgaggctgcagagggagacgatgaagagcagctgagcagattaaaccagcagctgaagagtCTCACTGCTCAG CTCGACCTAGAAATCGAAACCATCGCCATGCAACTCCGTGAAACGTCTGAACCGGAGCTTCACCACAAAATGAGAGCGAGAGACGACG GTGACGTCAGAGCCGTGACGTCCACTCATGCAGCTCAGGTGTGTTCAGAGGACACCAGCTCAGAGCAGAAACCTCCCAATCCAGACGGCCTCAACTCCCCTGAACA CGTCTGGCGCCGTCTGTCCGTCCAGCTGCCGATCCTCCATCATTCCTACCTGCCCGCCGTCGGCGGCGTCAGCGCCAGTAGCTCCAGTCTGTTCGGCAGCCGCGAGGCCTTCGTTCACCACGACCTGCTGCTAACAACTTCCTGTACACCTGATGCCACGCAGCTGGGGCCAAGTTACTGCTGA
- the LOC143324741 gene encoding uncharacterized protein LOC143324741, giving the protein MSAFRWLLGALTLTLLAPSVEAWSEGYLSGAELTRLYNSGVFEAERMKQPLGSSSSMVGPFSHSGVRVTLADGSRWLIHKGQNFGISSQTVVVDARHMSSDWRVVKVRDFQGRKTVGDFVATGGSNYNFLFDNCHWASIRMMDQ; this is encoded by the exons ATGTCCGCCTTCAGATGGCTGCTCGGcgctctgactctgactctgctgGCTCCGTCTGTGGAGGCCTGGTCTGAAGGCT accTATCAGGTGCCGAGCTGACGCGCCTCTACAACTCCGGGGTCTTCGAAGCTGAGAGGATGAAGCAACCGCTTGGATCCAGTTCGTCCATGGTGGGACCGTTCAGCCACTCTGGAGTCAG AGTGACGCTGGCCGACGGCTCTCGCTGGCTCATCCATAAAGGACAAAACTTCGGCATTTCCTCTCAGACGGTGGTCGTCGACGCTCGACACATGAGCTCAGACTGGAGG gtcgTCAAAGTCAGGGATTTCCAGGGGAGGAAGACCGTTGGTGACTTTGTGGCGACCGGCGGCTCCAACtacaacttcctgtttgataACTGTCACTGGGCGTCCATTCGAATGATGGACCAGTAA
- the LOC143324742 gene encoding uncharacterized protein LOC143324742 has protein sequence MSAFRWLLCALTLTLLAPSVEASTGGGTPNHSYELSGDALRRLYNSAVYKAERMKRPLEGTSVVMGPISHSGVRVTLADGSRWLIHKGNNYGTASQTVVVDARHMSSDWRVVREGNFQGRKTVADFVATGGSNYDLLFDNCHWASIRMMDQ, from the exons ATGTCTGCCTTCAGGTGGCTGCTCTGcgctctgactctgactctgctgGCTCCGTCTGTGGAGGCCTCAACTGGCG GCGGAACTCCCAACCACAGCTACGAGCTGTCGGGGGACGCCCTGAGGAGGCTCTACAACTCCGCAGTTTACAAGgctgagaggatgaagaggccGCTGGAGGGAACCTCCGTTGTAATGGGACCCATCAGCCACTCTGGAGTCAG agtgACGCTGGCCGACGGCTCTCGCTGGCTCATCCATAAAGGAAACAACTACGGCACTGCCTCTCAGACGGTGGTCGTCGACGCTCGACACATGAGCTCAGACTGGAGG gtcgTCAGAGAGGGAAATTTTCAGGGGAGGAAGACCGTCGCTGACTTTGTGGCGACCGGCGGCTCCAACTACGACTTGCTGTTTGATAACTGTCACTGGGCGTCCATTCGAATGATGGACCAGTAA
- the tmem116 gene encoding transmembrane protein 116, whose amino-acid sequence MSLSMSAPDGPQEVFTNNTERNTTGAQDWTEVYEAVRWIQLVMAVLSVLGSGSIIVCLTLQRLSRRPELQPLFLLSASDLLLALCWLVQAALFSQRCSSLNTHCYHLHTVEQTLYMASFFYTLNYAWNLYTGIREQFYSCSNGYPAQVSNRVSTAGKISALLSCLIPVMLMTPVFIEGSISQCQANLSEPYRCLLMHTGALFLTSDQQQPIRACRLLHTYRIAIFLATFILTLISITVLVVKARRIYRRIVTSNGYLGNQQRASFRVMDRRMLLYPLVFVLCWGPAVGLAFLRVVKPSAGHDKAGVAFYVSQAFTSASQGFLNCLVYGWTRARLRGAGRRVLSRDMDTQTPLLRSQRKRSYQTLRTTG is encoded by the exons GTGTATGAAGCCGTCAGGTGGATCCAGCTGGTCATGGCTGTGCTCAG CGTCCTGGGCTCCGGCTCCATCATCGTCTGTCTGACGCTGCAGAGACTCAGCCGGAGGCCGGAG ctgcagcctctgttcCTGCTCAGTGCGTCCGACCTgctgctcgctctctgctgGCTCGTCCAGGCCGCTCTGTTCTCTcagcgctgcagcagcctcaACACACACTGCTACCACCTGCACACCGTGGAACAG ACCCTCTACATGGCCTCCTTCTTCTACACGCTCAACTACGCGTGGAACCTCTACACGGGAATCAGAGAGCAGTTCTACAGCTGCAGTAACGGATACCCTGCACAG gtTTCCAACCGAGTGAGCACAGCCGGCAAAATCTCTGCGCTGCTTTCATG TCTGATTCCTGTGATGCTGATGACGCCTGTGTTCATAGAAGGAAGCATCAGCCAATGTCAAGCCAACTTGAGCGAGCCGTACAG GTGTCTGCTGATGCACACCGGAGCGCTGTTCCTTACCTCAGACCAACAGCAGCCGATCAGAGCCTGCCGCCTGCTGCACACCTACCGCATCGCCATCTTCCTCGCCACCTTCATCCTCACGCTCATCAGCATCACG GTGCTCGTGGTCAAAGCCCGCCGCATCTACAGGCGGATCGTGACATCAAACGGTTACCTGGGCAACCAGCAGCGGGCGTCCTTCCGCGTGATGGACAGACGGATGCTCCTGTACCCGCTGGTCTTCGTCCTGTGTTGGGGTCCAG CGGTCGGTCTGGCGTTCCTCCGGGTGGTGAAGCCTTCAGCGGGTCACGACAAGGCCGGGGTCGCTTTCTACGTGTCACAG GCTTTCACCTCGGCCTCTCAGGGCTTCCTCAACTGCCTGGTCTACGGTTGGACGCGTGCACGTCTCCGAGGAGCTGGCAGGAGGGTGTTATCTCGAGACATGGACACTCAGACGCCTCTGCTGAGGtcgcagaggaagaggagctacCAAACGCTCCGCACCACCGGCTGA